One window of the Yamadazyma tenuis chromosome 6, complete sequence genome contains the following:
- the RGD1 gene encoding Rho GTPase-activating protein (EggNog:ENOG503NVC8; COG:T; BUSCO:EOG092620CR), protein MSEIEAPRLLESDQIINILNNDGSLDLLLNRLKKSVTTGEEFSKYIKKKAIIEDDHYSQLKKFGSQSRQALKNPSKLKEDSFSDKLDKIIEFDEKLYGVGSSYVTALNVMYDELTSLIAAVIRSRKQIKEEGKRKEKDCQDSIQAAEKAKMKYNHLCDDLDKLKNGDPKKTFSLKNKSYEQQEDDLQRKVDLADQDYRSKVATCKKLKDEILMVYRPTHTKKLKNLVLEMDIAMNVQLQKLATWNETLIMNSGVLVAPLTSSKPSMKELANAVDNEKDLYNYILRSEKEFAQNRSSLVPIEYKVHPSLAKYEPPKSNKPFLNNSNPKNVSNMALPPVSTALYESTSSSGSNTNYANNSVNDSGLSTSGSGNVNNSYGAPRSPSGVSDAQTALTYNSLDPNSQPNTPELNGVKSLSQVSHANLGSSTSSNSQPTFGVSIEELINFAGIDNVPLVVKKCIEVIETHGLELEGIYRKSGNVSIVQNLRESIDKKFTNYLLIGNNIDPTNVIDTDIYCIASLLKLYFASLPEPLLTEEFYQSFIETVKSLDENFIAKKLHHLVYNLPDGAYFTLRALIFHLNTVASKSDTNRMTVKNLAIIWGPAILNDNSMNPQDLSYKSKVVEELMLIANDIFDTED, encoded by the coding sequence ATGTCGGAAATAGAAGCACCCAGACTCTTAGAGCTGGATCAGATaatcaacatcttgaacaacgATGGTAGTTTGGACTTGTTATTGAATAGATTAAAGAAAAGTGTCACCACTGGAGAGGAGTTCTCAAAGtacatcaagaagaaagccATCATAGAGGACGACCATTATTCTCAACTAAAGAAGTTTGGCAGTCAATCCAGGCAGGCACTTAAGAATCCTtcgaagttgaaggaggaCTCGTTCAGTGATAAGTTGGACAAGatcattgaatttgacGAGAAACTATACGGGGTTGGATCTTCCTACGTGACTGCTTTAAACGTCATGTACGATGAATTAACGTCTTTGATTGCTGCCGTCATCAGATCAAGAAAGcagatcaaagaagaaggtaaGCGGAAAGAAAAGGATTGTCAGGATTCTATTCAAGCTGCTGAAAAGGCCAAAATGAAGTATAATCACTTGTGTGATGATTTGGACAAGCTCAAGAACGGTGACCCCAAGAAgaccttttctttgaagaataaGAGTTATGAGCAACAAGAAGACGACTTACAAAGGAAAGTCGACTTGGCGGATCAAGATTATAGATCCAAAGTGGCTACCTGTAAGAAATTAAAGGATGAAATCTTGATGGTATACAGACCCACTCACACTAAGAAATTAAAGAACTTGGTTTTAGAAATGGACATTGCCATGAATGTTCAATTGCAAAAATTGGCCACTTGGAACGAGACCTTGATCATGaattctggagtcttggTGGCCCCTTTAACATCGTCAAAACCCTCAATGAAGGAGCTTGCTAACGCAGTTGATAATGAGAAGGACCTTTACAATTACATCCTCCGAAGTGAGAAGGAGTTTGCTCAAAACAGGTCTTCTTTGGTGCCAATTGAGTATAAGGTCCATCCAtccttggccaagtatGAACCacccaagtccaacaaacCATTCTTAAACAACTCGAACCCTAAAAATGTATCGAATATGGCTCTCCCACCTGTTTCTACAGCCTTATATGAATCAACCAGCAGCTCGGGTAGTAACACCAATTATGCCAACAACTCCGTAAACGATTCCGGATTATCCACTTCTGGGTCAGGAAATGTAAATAACTCATATGGAGCTCCACGTCTGCCAAGCGGTGTTAGCGATGCCCAGACTGCACTCACCTACAACTCATTAGATCCAAACAGTCAGCCAAATACACCAGAGCTAAATGGAGTGAAATCATTGAGTCAAGTGTCGCATGCTAATCTTGGTAGTAGTACTTCTTCCAATAGTCAACCTACCTTTGGAGTAtctattgaagaattgatcaactttgCAGGAATTGATAATGTTCCTTTGGTGGTAAAAAAGTGTattgaagttattgaaaCGCATggtttggaattggaaggtATATACAGAAAGAGTGGAAATGTTTCCATTGTACAGAACTTGAGAGAATCTATTGACAAAAAGTTCACCAATTATTTATTGATAGGCAACAACATTGATCCAACCAATGTGATAGACACAGACATTTACTGTATTGCATCcttattgaagttgtatTTTGCCAGCTTACCAGAACCATTATTGACAGAAGAATTCTACCAATCATTCATAGAGACTGTTAAGTCGCTAGATGAAAACTTTATCGCCAAAAAATTGCACCATTTGGTGTACAACTTACCAGATGGAGCCTATTTCACCTTACGAGCATTAATATTCCATTTGAATACAGTTGCATCCAAATCGGACACCAACCGAATGACAGTTAAGAACTTGGCCATTATTTGGGGCCCAGCTATTTTGAACGATAACTCAATGAACCCCCAAGACTTGAGCTACAAGAGTAAGGTTGTGGAAGAATTGATGTTGATTGCTAATGACATCTTTGATACAGAAGACTAA
- a CDS encoding glutathione peroxidase (COG:E; EggNog:ENOG503P24F) has protein sequence MAQSIYDISVLDSTLQQVSLSQYKGKVIVIVNTATLCGFAPQFEELQTLYHKYKDDGLVILAFPSNQFWNEEPAPIDEIVRETKQKFGVEFPIMNKVLVNGSNADDIYKFLKAARPGKLGFQGVFWNFEKFVIDRNGNVVYRFPSDISPLTFEKYLTPLLG, from the coding sequence ATGGCTCAATCAATTTACGACATCTCGGTGTTAGATTCTACCCTTCAACAGGTTTCCTTAAGCCAATATAAGGGTAAAGTGATAGTTATTGTTAACACCGCGACATTGTGTGGGTTTGCTCCGCAGtttgaagagcttcaaACGCTATATCACAAATACAAGGACGATGGACTTGTGATATTGGCCTTTCCAAGTAACCAATTTTGGAACGAAGAGCCGGCTCCGATAGATGAGATCGTAAGGgaaacaaaacaaaagtTTGGGGTAGAATTCCCCATAATGAACAAGGTTTTGGTGAACGGAAGCAATGCAGACGATATTTATAAGTTTTTAAAGGCTGCCCGGCCAGGTAAACTCGGATTCCAAGGTGTGTTTtggaactttgaaaaatttgttATAGACAGAAACGGTAACGTTGTATATAGGTTCCCCAGTGATATTAGTCCGTTGACATTCGAGAAGTACTTGACCCCATTACTCGGGTGA
- the MDM34 gene encoding ERMES complex subunit (EggNog:ENOG503NY58; COG:C; BUSCO:EOG09261S0S) gives MSFNVDWNLLETESMAQWTKELLTETLNSGKRPNILASEIEIKDLNFGKIPPTFEILEIGELETDRFRGIFKINYDGDAHITLHTKVQANPLKIYSDNLTELEDFIGGSSDFIKPNFQLSNDEFSLPLDLKLSDIKISGIGIIVFSKTKGLTLVFRNDPLDSINVSSTFDMVQVLAKFLQSQIETQIRDLFRETLPTVLHKLSLKYISSNNDNFLNNLNLHNFNVNNNNEVVLFDLNNEFNNYSAKNLQKNLKLFNSRETLNLHIPKFKNVIQRSNLQKFNKKLSPNLLTSLSLINDNKVFDNNGSNGIPINFLVDKEYTDVQHIVKNISDIQSNNYYQKNVNNNMAKPKRRVIKLNRNKTSKSIDNNASNTMSVAESTLLSNYNGISQTSTMNDDDNLDVTQSEDMESEGSTCVDEQDDVLQQPRPLRLNELKQIHSHSHFHRNFDNSSPNNSNSSFLSGVGIGNNYFNFTNKEHVNPDEFKKSDDEVYNEVNEKSNNYLDVKSIKEKLNESVELANTMIFSVGNAFIHFATLGVLLIILFNVRAKYTAIGRTEMLFFFYLFIGLTVSSLVVDCGVTPPSSSSYAYFVAVQMGLAGSCCISLLYNGLLCFQFWEDGSRRSMWILRLVSIGWFIVNFFIAIFTFKNWGTGLSTTNTTGLFVVGYVLNAFILFVYVVSQVALVLFALDSYWPLGAICLGVFFFVAGQVLMYVFSEKICEGATHYIDGVFFATVCNTFTVMMIYKFWDMITTDDLEFSVATVENGVRSFGLEDEKRNSTFFS, from the exons ATGTCTTTTAACGTGGATTGGAACTTATTAGAGACGGAGTCTATGGCCCAGTGGACCAAGGAGCTACTCACAGAAACGTTGAATTCGGGCAAACGTCCCAATATATTAGCGTCTGAAATCGAGATTAAAGACTTAAACTTCGGCAAAATCCCTCCCACATTTGAGATACTAGAAATTGGAGAGTTGGAGACAGACCGATTCAGAggcatcttcaaaatcaactaCGATGGGGATGCTCACATCACTTTGCACACCAAAGTTCAAGCCAATCCGTTAAAGATTTACAGTGATAACTTAACTGAATTGGAAGACTTCATCGGAGGTTCCAGTGACTTTATTAAGCCCAATTTCCAGCTCTCGAATGACGAATTTTCTTTGCCTTtagacttgaagttgagtgATATAAAAATCTCTGGTATTGGAATCATTGTATTCTCCAAAACAAAAGGATTGACCCTTGTTTTCCGTAACGACCCCTTAGACTCCATCAATGTCAGCTCCACCTTCGACATGGTGCAAGTGTTGGCTAAGTTCTTACAAAGCCAAATTGAAACTCAAATCAGAGACTTGTTTAGAGAGACTCTACCCACTGTGTTACACAAGTTGTCCTTGAAGTATATTTCCTCGAATAATGATAATTTcttgaataacttgaacttgcacaacttcaatgttaacaacaacaacgagGTGGTCttgtttgatttgaatAACGAATTCAATAACTATTCGGCCAAAAACTTGCAGAAAAACTTAAAGCTCTTTAATTCAAGAGAAACATTGAACTTGCATATTCCAAAATTCAAGAATGTTATTCAAAGATCCAACTTGcagaagttcaacaagaaattgtCGCCAAATTTACTCACATCATTAAGCTTGATAAATGATAATAAGGTATTTGATAATAATGGCAGCAATGGAATTccaatcaactttttggtggataaGGAGTACACAGATGTACAACACATTGTCAAGAACATCTCAGACATCCAGTCAAATAACTATTACCAAAAGAATGTGAACAACAACATGGCGAAGCCCAAGAGAAGAGTTATTAAATTGAACCGAAACAAGACATCCAAGAGTATTGACAATAATGCAAGCAATACTATGTCTGTAGCTGAAAGCACCCTATTATCTAACTACAACGGCATTTCTCAGACCTCAACGAtgaatgatgatgacaacTTAGATGTTACACAGTCTGAGGACATGGAGTCTGAGGGAAGCACGTGCGTCGATGAACAAGATGATGTGCTACAACAACCAAGACCATTGAGATTAAACGAACTCAAACAGATTCATTCTCATTCACATTTCCACCGGAACTTCGACAATAGTTCACCAAATAATTCCAACAGCTCTTTCTTGAGTGGAGTGGGAATAGGTAACAACTACTTtaacttcaccaacaaggaGCACGTGAACCCtgatgagttcaagaagtctgaCGATGAGGTCTATAATGAAGTTAATGAGAAATCTAACAACTACCTTGATGTGAAAAGCATCAAGGAGAAATTGAACGA ATCGGTCGAATTGGCAAACACCATGATTTTCCTGGTTGGTAATGCTTTCATTCATTTTGCCACTTTAGGAGTGTTATTGATCATCTTGTTCAATGTCAGAGCAAAGTACACTGCCATCGGAAGAACAGAGATGTTGTTTTTTTTCTACTTGTTTATTGGTTTAACTGTAAGTTCATTGGTGGTCGATTGCGGTGTTACACCTCCTAGCAGCAGCAGTTATGCATATTTTGTGGCGGTTCAAATGGGCTTGGCCGGCTCTTGTTGTATATCGCTATTGTACAACGGGCTTTTGTGCTTCCAGTTTTGGGAAGACGGGTCTCGAAGATCCATGTGGATATTGAGGTTGGTGTCTATTGGGTGGTTTATtgtcaacttcttcattgCCATTTTTactttcaagaactggGGAACAGGCTTGAgtaccacaaacacaaccGGCTTATTTGTCGTGGGATACGTGTTGAACGCGTTCATTTTGTTTGTATATGTGGTGAGTCAAGTAGCATTGGTGTTATTTGCCTTGGATTCATATTGGCCCTTGGGTGCCATATGCTTGGGGGTGTTCTTCTTCGTGGCCGGACAGGTGTTGATGTACGTGTTTAGCGAAAAGATTTGTGAAGGGGCCACTCACTACATAGATGGAGTCTTCTTTGCTACCGTGTGTAATACTTTCACGGTAATGATGATTTACAAGTTTTGGGACATGATCACGACCGATGACTTGGAATTTTCGGTGGCTACGGTAGAGAACGGGGTGCGTTCTTTTGGTCtcgaagatgaaaagaGAAACAGCACCTTTTTCTCCTAG